In the Candidatus Margulisiibacteriota bacterium genome, ACGAGTTGCGGAAACACCTTCAGGGATGATGAATTCGATTGGTCTTGCGAATTGTGGTATAAAAGAATTTTTAGAAGAAAAGTTGCCAGCCTTAGAGTATTTAAAGAAAGTTAAGGTAATAGCTAATATAGCGGGGCATTCCACAGAAGAGAATGTGGAGCTAGCCGAAATATTAAACAGTCAGAAAAGAGTTGATGCTATTGAACTTAATATTTCGTGTCCGAACGTTGATGCTGGAGGCTTAGCTTTCTGTCAGGACATGGCACAGCTAAAGGTTTTACTTAGAAAGGTAAGAGTTAAGACGGATAAGCCACTTATAGTTAAGCTGGCAGTGAATGTCCATGATATTGTTAGCTTAGCCCAGACATGTGAAGGAGAAGGGGCAGATATCCTTTCTTTAATTAACACGGTTACTGGGATGGAAGTTGATATTGAGAACAGAAAGCTTTTTTTTAGCAGAGGTTATGCTGGACTTAGTGGTCCAGCGATTAGACCGATAGCGCTTAAAGCGGTTTATGATGTAGCACGAGCAGTAAAATTACCATTAATTGGGATGGGGGGAATCGCTACAGTGGAAGACGTAGTTAAGTTTTTAATGGTAGGAGCAGACGCGATATCTGTTGGGATGATGAATTTTGTTCAACCTGATATTTCAGAGAAGTTAGTAGCTGAGCTAATAGAATATTTAAACCAGCGAGGGATGAAAGTAGAAGATTTAAAACTGTAAGTTGGTTGCAATCTTTCCAGTCAAGTTACGATATATTTTTATGAATAGAAAAACAATCTCATTTTCTTGTGAAAATAACCATAGCGATAATAGCGTTGACCCTAATAATGGGACTGTTTCATATAATCCTGGAATGTATGGTGACAAGGAATTTAAGAAGCTTCAAGCTTATGTTAATTATTATAAATCAAAAGATATATATATTGACATAAAGTCAGTTGTTTCAGTTTATAGTAACAAAGATGAAACGTTAGCTTCTTGTACATTATTAAAAAAAACGAAGCTAAATGGGATTGTGTTCCCTGAGAGAACAACATGTTATTTTCGTGAAAATGGTAAGTTAAGTTATGTTTTTTTGGTACAGAATATTCAAATAGGAGAATTGTTATTTATGAAAGGATATTGTGTTTTTTTTCATAATAATGGAAAAGTTAGTGCTGGGACTATAGCTGAGGTTTCGACACTCAGCGGAATTAGCTTTCCGATAGAGACTGATTTATATTTTAGTGCTCAAGGCGAGGCATATATGGCTCAGATAGATAAAATGGTTTTTGTTCACGAAGATTGTGAGTAC is a window encoding:
- a CDS encoding dihydroorotate dehydrogenase — its product is MVKSLEVNLGKLILQNPITTASGCFGYGTDFCDFLDLDNLGAITLKSITKAPRAGNPTPRVAETPSGMMNSIGLANCGIKEFLEEKLPALEYLKKVKVIANIAGHSTEENVELAEILNSQKRVDAIELNISCPNVDAGGLAFCQDMAQLKVLLRKVRVKTDKPLIVKLAVNVHDIVSLAQTCEGEGADILSLINTVTGMEVDIENRKLFFSRGYAGLSGPAIRPIALKAVYDVARAVKLPLIGMGGIATVEDVVKFLMVGADAISVGMMNFVQPDISEKLVAELIEYLNQRGMKVEDLKL